One region of Mucilaginibacter sp. 14171R-50 genomic DNA includes:
- a CDS encoding chloride channel protein — translation MKKSNLKNGIPISPLLNQLDNATDPVNKSTFLKARLLRICVYAVVVAVAISFIAKVLVSLINLVTNISFYGSLSVAFHSPAANGLGLWVIAIPAIGGVIVGFMALYGSKAIRGHGIPEAMEQILVNESNIKPSITFLKPVSSAIAIGTGGPFGAEGPIIATGGALGSTLGQLFKVTANERKIILAAGATAGMSAIFGTPIAAVFLAIELLLFEFSPKSILPVALACITGAAGHHLLFESGPVFPMPDMAIPSNLALGIYSFIGLLIGLLSLGITKIVYFIEDAFEELPIHWMWWPAIGGLAVGVIGYFSPHTLGVGYDNITGILSGTWPLTLIISLCLFKFLSWAIALGSGTSGGTLAPLLTIGGASGSIIGYAILTYFPNSGITLPMAALIGMSAMFAGASRAFITSIVFALEATMQSHALLPLLGACTAAYIVSFFLMENTIMTEKIARRGIATPDSFEPDILQKMYVADVIDDNAIVLSAENTITEVKNWLNKNKVDNNYFVLIDNQNNYGGTLKITDLYNADAKGAESLNDLVKPGPGPVIKSTDTLHQAVEIMSKNNAEVLPILSAGGDGKVIGVLSYKDIIKAYQTNIHKNENLHVKISLRRQRMKMVIRGKKLINLSNDGGA, via the coding sequence ATGAAAAAAAGTAATCTAAAAAACGGTATTCCCATTTCGCCTCTATTAAATCAACTTGATAATGCTACAGACCCGGTAAACAAATCAACCTTTTTAAAAGCACGGCTTTTACGCATATGTGTTTACGCGGTGGTTGTTGCGGTGGCAATAAGCTTTATTGCTAAAGTGCTGGTATCGCTTATCAACCTGGTAACTAATATATCTTTTTATGGTAGCCTAAGTGTAGCTTTCCATAGTCCGGCGGCCAACGGCCTGGGTTTATGGGTTATTGCCATACCTGCCATCGGGGGCGTTATTGTTGGCTTCATGGCGCTATACGGTTCAAAGGCCATACGTGGCCATGGCATACCCGAGGCTATGGAGCAGATATTGGTTAACGAGAGTAATATCAAGCCTTCTATAACCTTTTTAAAGCCGGTATCATCAGCAATTGCCATCGGAACGGGCGGACCCTTCGGCGCGGAAGGGCCTATTATTGCCACCGGCGGGGCTTTGGGCTCAACCCTGGGGCAATTGTTTAAAGTTACCGCCAACGAGCGAAAAATTATTTTGGCAGCAGGGGCAACAGCAGGTATGTCGGCCATATTTGGCACCCCCATTGCCGCTGTGTTTCTGGCGATAGAGCTTTTATTGTTTGAGTTTTCACCAAAATCGATATTGCCGGTGGCGCTGGCGTGTATTACGGGCGCGGCAGGGCACCATTTGCTGTTCGAATCGGGGCCGGTATTCCCAATGCCGGATATGGCCATACCATCAAACCTGGCGTTAGGCATATACAGCTTTATCGGCCTTTTGATCGGTCTTCTATCATTAGGCATTACCAAAATAGTTTATTTTATTGAAGATGCCTTTGAAGAACTGCCCATACACTGGATGTGGTGGCCTGCAATTGGCGGCCTGGCGGTGGGTGTTATAGGCTATTTTTCGCCTCATACCCTGGGTGTGGGGTATGATAATATCACCGGCATTTTATCAGGTACTTGGCCATTAACACTTATAATCAGCCTGTGCCTGTTCAAATTTTTATCATGGGCCATTGCGCTGGGCAGCGGCACATCCGGCGGTACGCTTGCACCATTGTTAACTATTGGCGGCGCATCGGGGTCGATAATAGGTTACGCCATATTAACCTACTTTCCCAACTCGGGTATAACATTGCCGATGGCGGCGTTGATAGGCATGTCGGCTATGTTTGCGGGCGCGTCAAGGGCGTTTATTACCAGTATCGTCTTCGCACTCGAGGCAACCATGCAATCGCACGCGCTGTTGCCCTTGCTGGGCGCCTGTACAGCGGCATATATCGTATCGTTCTTTTTGATGGAAAACACCATCATGACAGAAAAGATCGCCCGTCGCGGGATCGCCACCCCCGATTCGTTTGAGCCGGATATTTTGCAGAAAATGTACGTAGCCGATGTAATAGATGATAATGCCATCGTACTGAGCGCCGAAAATACCATTACTGAGGTGAAAAACTGGTTGAATAAAAACAAGGTAGATAACAACTATTTTGTATTGATAGATAACCAAAATAATTACGGCGGAACGTTGAAGATAACCGATCTGTACAACGCTGATGCCAAGGGCGCCGAAAGTTTGAACGACCTGGTAAAACCCGGCCCGGGCCCGGTGATAAAAAGCACCGATACACTACACCAAGCGGTAGAGATCATGTCGAAAAACAATGCCGAAGTACTTCCTATTTTATCTGCCGGGGGCGATGGTAAAGTGATAGGGGTGTTGTCATATAAGGATATTATCAAGGCCTACCAGACCAATATCCACAAAAATGAGAACCTGCATGTAAAAATATCACTGAGGCGCCAGCGTATGAAAATGGTGATACGTGGTAAAAAGCTTATTAACTTAAGTAACGATGGCGGCGCATAG
- a CDS encoding TolC family protein, with product MKKYINTFAFMLLLALSACKVSKDIETPKPELPATFRNAATTADTASIADIQWRNFFTEPTLQKLIDSAIANNYDMQIAVKNIEASQLLFKQVKWNYTPQVNLNVTASTSRPSDNSLNGLSLDQYDIKTKHVEDYSANLALSWEADIWGKIRNQSKTALAQYLQTTEAKKAIQTNIVASVSQGYYNLLMLDEQLNIAQKNVKLNDSTLRIIRLQFDAGQVTSLAVQQAEAQRLAAVQLVPQFEQNITIQENALRILTGSLPDRIERSNTLDNIQLADNLPAGLPSAIVSRRPDVKTAELALNIANAQVGIAKASMYPSLTITAAGGVNSFKASNWFNIPASLFGTVAGGITQPLFNRKRLKTQYEVAKVDRERTVLQFRQSVLNAVGEVSDALVKIEKLKAEQSIAATRVATLQQATGNANLLFRNGMATYLEVITAQGNVLQSELELAAIKRAQLSAISDLYRSLGGGWK from the coding sequence ATGAAAAAATATATAAACACATTCGCATTTATGCTGCTGCTGGCATTAAGTGCATGTAAGGTTTCAAAGGATATTGAAACGCCTAAACCTGAGTTGCCCGCCACGTTCAGGAACGCGGCAACAACAGCAGATACGGCCAGTATAGCCGATATACAATGGAGAAACTTTTTTACCGAACCAACCCTGCAAAAACTGATCGACAGCGCCATAGCCAACAATTATGACATGCAGATAGCGGTTAAAAATATTGAGGCATCGCAGTTGTTGTTTAAACAGGTTAAATGGAATTACACCCCGCAGGTAAACCTGAACGTAACGGCCAGTACCAGTCGCCCGTCTGATAACAGCCTGAACGGTTTAAGCCTTGATCAATATGATATCAAAACCAAACATGTCGAAGATTATTCCGCTAACCTGGCGCTATCGTGGGAAGCCGATATCTGGGGCAAGATACGTAACCAGAGCAAAACAGCTTTGGCTCAATACCTGCAAACTACCGAAGCAAAAAAGGCTATTCAAACCAATATAGTGGCAAGTGTATCGCAAGGGTATTACAACCTGCTGATGCTTGATGAGCAGCTTAATATCGCTCAAAAGAACGTTAAACTAAATGATAGCACGCTGCGCATTATCCGTTTGCAATTTGATGCGGGGCAGGTTACCTCGTTGGCCGTACAACAAGCCGAGGCACAACGCCTTGCAGCAGTACAGTTGGTACCACAATTTGAGCAAAACATAACCATACAAGAAAATGCCCTGCGAATACTTACCGGTTCACTTCCCGACAGGATAGAACGCAGCAACACTTTGGATAACATACAACTGGCCGATAACCTGCCTGCGGGCTTACCATCAGCTATTGTAAGCCGCAGGCCCGATGTTAAAACCGCCGAGTTGGCCCTAAACATTGCCAACGCGCAGGTGGGGATAGCTAAGGCAAGCATGTACCCGTCACTAACCATTACTGCCGCCGGTGGTGTTAACTCTTTTAAAGCAAGTAACTGGTTCAATATTCCGGCATCATTGTTCGGTACAGTGGCGGGCGGTATTACCCAGCCATTGTTTAACCGCAAAAGGTTAAAAACACAATATGAGGTGGCTAAAGTTGACCGCGAAAGAACCGTGCTGCAGTTCCGCCAGTCGGTGTTAAATGCTGTCGGCGAAGTATCTGACGCACTGGTCAAGATCGAAAAGCTGAAGGCCGAGCAAAGCATAGCAGCAACAAGGGTTGCAACACTGCAGCAGGCTACCGGTAACGCCAACCTGCTGTTCAGAAACGGTATGGCTACCTACCTTGAAGTTATAACCGCCCAGGGCAACGTACTGCAAAGCGAACTTGAACTGGCAGCTATTAAACGTGCGCAGCTTAGTGCCATATCAGATCTTTACCGCTCATTGGGTGGTGGCTGGAAATAA
- a CDS encoding efflux RND transporter permease subunit: MFKKFIERPVLSTVISILLVIVGILGLTKLPLERFPNIAPPAVLVSAVYPGANAETILRSVTPSLEEAINGVENMTYMTSTASNDGTLGITVYFKQGTDPDQAAVNVQNRVSQATSQLPAEVVQYGITTTKQQNSFIGAMAIYTDDPKKYDATFIANYAQINIVPEIKRIPGVGSASVFGGVKDYSMRVWLNPAQMATYKVTPAEVMAAIQDKNLEAAPGRFGERSDNAFEYVIKYKGKLTKPEEYQNIAIRSNADGSVLHLKDVARVELGAYSYNSYSNLNGKDGVIIGIIQLSGSNANQIQIEIDKLMAKVSKDFPVGIKYNQFYRTKTDLDESISQVEHTLIEAFVLVFIVVFIFLQDFRSTLIPAIAVPVAIIGTFFFMSVFGFSINLLTLFALVLAIGIVVDDAIVVVEAVHAKMEHDPTLTPKKATTEAMHEITGAIISITLVMAAVFLPVSFMTGSTGIFYKQFALTMAIAIIISAVNALTLSPALAALFLKNKHTADGQAAPKKGFAEKFYAGFNGSFNYITNRYIGGIKLLIKNKWISMAGLALVIVVTVFLVNRTKTGFIPTEDQGFVAIAVSTPSGTSLSGTNKIFKQAEDQLKTLPSARFVTALSGFNFLTQSSSPSAGVIFLLLKPTDERGDVKNIDEIQNIVRGKLGAVPGGTFFVFSFPTVPGFSNVEALDVMLQDKTNGKLDKFSGIANNFIAKLMQKPAVAYAFTSYKADYPQLQLEIDDEKANQLGVNVKDILSTMQAYFGTAQASDFNRFGKYYRVVVQADVADRTDPTTIDRVFVKNKAGETVPINTLVKLTRVYGSETASRYNLFNSIEVNAIPKPGYSSGDAIKAIEETAKEELPQGFAYEFSGQTREEISSGGQSAVIFALCLVFVYFLLSAQYESYILPLAVILSIPTGILGVFVVLGLTGIENNIYVQVALIMLIGLLAKNAILIVEFAVQKRRQGLSLVNAAIEAARLRIRPIVMTSLAFVFGLFPMSIATGPSAQGNHSISIGAAGGMVSGVILGLFIIPVLFVIFQHLQEKVTGVPLSRHLDKNYNPDAKPVETLEAH; the protein is encoded by the coding sequence ATGTTTAAAAAATTCATAGAAAGGCCGGTACTGTCAACCGTTATCTCCATACTGTTGGTGATAGTAGGGATACTGGGCCTTACCAAACTGCCCTTAGAGCGTTTCCCTAATATTGCCCCGCCGGCAGTATTGGTATCCGCTGTTTATCCGGGCGCTAACGCCGAAACCATTTTGCGTTCGGTAACACCTTCTCTGGAAGAAGCAATTAACGGTGTAGAGAACATGACCTACATGACCTCGACCGCCAGTAACGACGGTACCCTGGGTATCACCGTTTACTTTAAGCAAGGTACAGACCCCGACCAGGCTGCTGTAAACGTGCAAAATCGTGTTTCGCAGGCCACAAGCCAGTTACCCGCCGAGGTTGTGCAATATGGTATCACTACCACTAAGCAGCAAAACAGCTTTATTGGTGCGATGGCCATTTATACTGATGACCCCAAAAAATACGATGCTACTTTTATTGCTAACTATGCACAGATCAATATTGTACCCGAGATAAAACGTATCCCGGGCGTTGGTTCGGCCAGTGTGTTTGGCGGCGTCAAAGATTACAGCATGCGCGTGTGGTTAAATCCTGCTCAAATGGCGACCTATAAAGTTACCCCGGCCGAGGTAATGGCAGCCATACAGGATAAAAACCTGGAAGCAGCCCCCGGCCGCTTTGGTGAACGCAGCGATAACGCGTTTGAGTATGTGATAAAATACAAAGGTAAACTTACCAAACCCGAAGAATACCAGAACATTGCTATCCGCTCTAACGCCGACGGTTCTGTACTGCATTTAAAGGATGTGGCACGTGTTGAATTGGGCGCCTACTCATACAATAGCTACAGTAACCTTAACGGAAAAGATGGTGTTATCATCGGTATCATACAGTTATCAGGATCAAACGCTAACCAGATCCAGATTGAAATTGATAAGCTGATGGCAAAGGTATCGAAAGATTTTCCCGTAGGTATTAAATATAACCAGTTCTATCGCACCAAAACAGACCTTGATGAATCGATCAGTCAGGTTGAGCATACGCTGATAGAGGCTTTTGTGCTGGTGTTCATCGTGGTATTCATCTTCCTGCAGGATTTCCGGTCTACCCTTATCCCGGCCATAGCCGTTCCGGTGGCTATCATCGGTACGTTCTTTTTCATGAGTGTATTTGGATTTTCAATCAACCTGTTAACACTCTTCGCGCTTGTGCTCGCCATCGGTATTGTTGTGGATGATGCGATTGTTGTGGTAGAGGCTGTGCACGCCAAAATGGAGCACGACCCCACCCTTACGCCAAAAAAGGCAACAACCGAAGCCATGCACGAAATAACCGGCGCTATTATATCTATTACCCTGGTTATGGCGGCGGTGTTCCTGCCTGTAAGCTTCATGACAGGTTCTACAGGTATATTTTACAAACAGTTTGCATTAACCATGGCTATAGCCATTATTATATCGGCTGTTAACGCATTAACGTTAAGCCCCGCCCTGGCGGCCTTATTCTTAAAAAACAAGCATACTGCCGATGGGCAGGCAGCCCCTAAAAAAGGTTTTGCCGAGAAATTTTACGCGGGCTTTAACGGTAGTTTTAACTATATCACCAACCGGTATATAGGCGGTATAAAATTGCTTATCAAAAATAAATGGATAAGCATGGCCGGCCTGGCCTTAGTTATCGTGGTTACCGTTTTCCTGGTGAATCGGACCAAAACCGGCTTCATCCCTACCGAAGACCAGGGCTTTGTGGCAATAGCGGTATCAACCCCATCCGGCACTTCGCTGAGCGGTACCAACAAGATATTTAAACAAGCCGAAGATCAGTTGAAAACGCTGCCATCTGCAAGGTTTGTTACGGCGCTGTCCGGCTTTAACTTTTTAACACAGTCAAGCAGCCCGTCGGCGGGTGTAATATTCCTGCTGCTGAAACCTACTGATGAACGCGGCGATGTGAAAAACATCGACGAGATCCAAAACATTGTGAGGGGGAAATTAGGCGCGGTACCCGGTGGTACATTCTTCGTATTCAGTTTCCCTACCGTTCCCGGCTTTAGCAACGTGGAAGCGCTGGATGTGATGCTGCAGGATAAAACCAACGGCAAACTGGATAAGTTTAGCGGCATAGCCAATAACTTTATAGCCAAGCTAATGCAAAAACCGGCAGTTGCCTACGCCTTTACATCATACAAAGCCGATTACCCGCAATTACAGTTAGAGATTGACGACGAAAAGGCTAACCAGTTGGGGGTAAACGTTAAGGATATCCTATCTACCATGCAAGCATACTTCGGTACCGCACAGGCTTCGGACTTTAACCGTTTTGGTAAATACTATCGTGTAGTAGTACAGGCTGATGTTGCCGACCGCACCGACCCAACCACTATCGACCGTGTGTTTGTGAAAAACAAAGCAGGCGAAACGGTGCCTATAAATACCCTGGTTAAACTAACCCGCGTGTATGGTTCAGAAACGGCTTCGCGCTATAACCTGTTCAATTCCATCGAAGTGAATGCCATTCCTAAACCCGGCTACAGCTCGGGCGACGCAATAAAGGCTATTGAAGAAACTGCAAAAGAGGAATTGCCGCAAGGTTTTGCCTACGAGTTTTCGGGCCAAACCCGCGAAGAGATATCATCGGGCGGGCAGTCGGCTGTCATCTTTGCTTTGTGTTTGGTGTTCGTGTACTTCCTGCTATCGGCACAGTACGAAAGTTATATCCTGCCGCTGGCCGTGATCCTTTCTATCCCCACCGGTATTTTGGGTGTGTTTGTGGTGCTGGGCTTAACCGGTATCGAAAACAACATCTACGTACAGGTAGCGCTCATTATGCTCATCGGTCTGTTGGCGAAGAACGCTATCCTTATTGTGGAGTTCGCGGTGCAGAAACGCAGGCAGGGATTAAGCCTGGTTAATGCGGCTATTGAGGCAGCAAGGCTGAGGATACGTCCCATTGTGATGACATCCCTGGCGTTCGTGTTCGGCTTATTCCCGATGAGCATTGCCACAGGCCCCTCTGCACAAGGTAACCACTCCATCAGTATTGGTGCAGCAGGCGGTATGGTATCGGGGGTAATATTAGGTTTATTCATCATCCCGGTATTGTTTGTGATCTTCCAGCATTTGCAGGAAAAAGTTACAGGCGTGCCGCTATCAAGGCACCTTGATAAGAATTACAATCCGGATGCCAAGCCTGTTGAAACATTAGAAGCGCATTAA
- a CDS encoding efflux RND transporter periplasmic adaptor subunit, whose amino-acid sequence MKIILAAIIAISLFSCGPKQQAQQAPPPPALPVAAVESGNQTTYQEYPASVEGTVNVEVRPQVSGSLDKVFVDEGAFVSAGQPIFKINDQPYRAALNNALASLHAAEAAQGNAQIEVDKLTPLVTNKVVSDYQLKTAKATLQVAKANIESAKANVATAKINLGYTLIKAPVSGYIGRLLKKQGSLVSPQDAEALTQLSDVHDVHVYFALGEKDFVDFKDQYAGNTIKDKLKSLPPVTLLLADGSEYAKQGKIDVIDGQFDKTTGAITVRASFANPQGLLRSGNTGKVRLSLPHPNALIVPQSATVEMQDKVFVYALADSNKVKKQPITIIGTSGENYLVKDGIKAGDQIVLSGMDKLQEGTVIAPQKTVDKAAAVAKN is encoded by the coding sequence ATGAAAATCATCTTAGCAGCCATCATCGCTATATCATTGTTCAGTTGCGGCCCTAAGCAGCAAGCGCAGCAGGCACCGCCCCCACCGGCGTTACCTGTAGCGGCAGTTGAATCAGGCAACCAAACAACTTACCAGGAATATCCTGCATCTGTTGAGGGTACCGTTAACGTCGAAGTTCGCCCGCAGGTTAGCGGCAGCTTGGATAAGGTATTTGTTGACGAAGGCGCCTTTGTAAGCGCAGGGCAGCCTATATTTAAAATAAACGACCAGCCGTACCGCGCCGCGTTAAACAACGCCTTAGCAAGCCTGCACGCCGCCGAAGCGGCCCAGGGCAACGCCCAAATAGAGGTTGACAAGTTAACCCCGCTGGTTACCAACAAAGTAGTATCAGACTACCAGCTAAAAACCGCGAAGGCGACATTGCAGGTTGCCAAAGCCAATATCGAATCGGCAAAGGCCAACGTTGCTACGGCAAAGATCAACCTGGGTTATACGCTTATTAAAGCGCCGGTTAGCGGTTACATTGGCCGCCTGCTGAAAAAACAGGGCAGTTTGGTTTCGCCACAGGATGCGGAAGCTTTAACCCAGCTTTCTGACGTGCACGACGTGCATGTTTACTTTGCCCTTGGCGAAAAGGATTTTGTAGACTTTAAAGATCAATACGCGGGTAACACCATTAAAGACAAGTTAAAAAGCCTACCCCCGGTTACTTTACTATTAGCCGACGGCAGCGAGTACGCTAAACAAGGCAAGATAGACGTAATTGACGGGCAGTTTGATAAAACCACAGGTGCTATTACAGTACGGGCAAGTTTTGCCAATCCGCAAGGCTTATTACGCTCGGGTAATACAGGTAAGGTACGTTTAAGCCTGCCGCATCCAAACGCCCTGATCGTGCCGCAGTCGGCCACTGTTGAAATGCAGGATAAAGTGTTTGTGTATGCACTTGCCGACAGCAATAAGGTAAAAAAACAGCCAATAACGATCATCGGTACCAGCGGCGAAAATTACCTGGTTAAAGATGGCATTAAAGCCGGCGACCAGATTGTACTAAGCGGCATGGACAAATTACAGGAAGGTACCGTTATCGCTCCGCAAAAAACCGTTGATAAAGCTGCTGCGGTAGCAAAAAACTAA
- a CDS encoding TetR/AcrR family transcriptional regulator encodes MGSKERILRLKEETRVNILEAALQIVKEEGWQALSMRKIADVIEYTAPIIYEYFANKEAILLELTRQGYLKLAKQLQEAKDKHTSPALQLEEMWLAYWNFAFANKELYQGMFGITTSCACKMVNELPEAELPWDIISASIGELMGIEDMESDVICTKYYTFWSVVHGLVSINLLDRGDSDKINRQVLRDAITGIIRSITP; translated from the coding sequence ATGGGCAGCAAGGAAAGGATATTACGATTGAAAGAGGAAACACGGGTTAACATCCTGGAGGCCGCTCTGCAAATTGTAAAAGAAGAAGGATGGCAGGCACTGAGCATGCGGAAGATTGCCGATGTGATTGAATATACAGCTCCTATTATTTACGAATACTTTGCCAACAAAGAGGCAATATTATTAGAACTAACACGCCAGGGTTATTTAAAATTGGCGAAGCAACTGCAGGAAGCTAAGGACAAGCATACCTCGCCGGCTCTCCAGCTGGAAGAGATGTGGCTGGCCTACTGGAACTTCGCCTTTGCCAATAAGGAGCTTTACCAAGGTATGTTCGGGATAACTACCAGCTGTGCCTGTAAAATGGTAAACGAACTACCCGAGGCCGAATTGCCATGGGACATCATTTCGGCATCCATCGGCGAACTGATGGGGATAGAGGATATGGAATCGGACGTTATATGCACCAAGTACTATACTTTTTGGTCGGTAGTGCACGGGTTGGTTTCTATTAACTTGTTAGACCGCGGCGACTCAGATAAAATAAACAGGCAGGTGTTACGCGATGCCATAACCGGCATTATACGTTCTATAACTCCCTAA
- a CDS encoding MarR family winged helix-turn-helix transcriptional regulator has product MAETCVMTEETKKVAPKLVYLLKRLLDEWMGKKLCRIDQPGFNSAHLPLFMSIGKTGISNNELAAKMNVSKQATSKMVKELEAINMVRSEKSPDDARVVMLYFTTEGEAFYYNLKNQVMELENQYKKVVGNKNYEIAIEVMLKLVKFHEETNCIEDKA; this is encoded by the coding sequence ATGGCAGAAACTTGTGTAATGACGGAAGAAACCAAAAAGGTTGCCCCAAAGCTGGTATACCTGCTTAAGCGCCTTTTGGATGAGTGGATGGGTAAAAAGCTTTGCCGTATAGATCAGCCTGGCTTTAACAGCGCGCACCTGCCCTTGTTTATGAGTATCGGTAAAACCGGCATTTCTAATAACGAACTTGCTGCCAAAATGAACGTGAGCAAACAGGCTACCAGCAAAATGGTGAAAGAGCTGGAGGCCATCAATATGGTGAGGAGCGAAAAAAGCCCCGACGACGCACGTGTAGTAATGCTTTATTTTACTACCGAGGGCGAAGCCTTTTATTACAACCTGAAAAACCAGGTAATGGAACTTGAGAACCAGTACAAAAAGGTGGTGGGTAATAAAAACTACGAAATTGCCATTGAGGTGATGCTGAAGCTGGTAAAGTTTCACGAAGAAACTAACTGCATCGAAGATAAAGCATAA